Part of the Erwinia amylovora genome is shown below.
TAATAAGTGGGTTAAGAAAGAGAATTGGACTACCGCACCGAAACCCGGTGTTCAGGGTGGAAAGGCTCGCATGATTCATATTGATGAACGAGTAAAACTTTTCCTTAAATCCACACGCCATGCCGCGGAGCCTGGCGCTCACTATCGCGTCAATCAGAATTCCCTGCCTGCACTGTTAGTCACCTCGGTACAGCAATTGAGCAATGACGAACAGGAAAAATTAGCAGCCATGCTGCTACGTGAAGGCATTCAGGGAATATTGCAGCGGTTAGGAATTGGCGCTTGAAAAAAAACCGGCCACATCGATGGCCGGGTTTTTTATTGCACTTAATTACGCCTCGCGATTTGTAATATATACCAGCGCTTTTTCAATGCGGGCTACGCTGCGCGCCTGACCAATGGCATCAACAGTCACGTCCAATGCCGGCGACTGTCCGGCACCGGTAACGGCAACGCGTAATGGCATGCCGACTTTACCCATTCCCACTTCCAGTTCATCAGCCGCTGCCTGAATGGCGTGGTGAACGTTTTCTGCCGTCCACTCATTGATGGCTGCGAGTTTATCGCGCACCACTTCCAGCGGCTGGCGGGCCACCGGGCGCAAGTGTTTCTTCGCCGCATCAGCATCGAACTCGTCGAACTCTTCATAGAAATAGCGACAGGACGCCGCCATCTCTTTCAGCGTCTTGCAACGTTCACCCAGTAGCGTCACCAGCTGCGCCAGCTGCGGGCCGCTGCGGGTGTCAATTTTTTCCTGTTCGATATGCCATTGCAGATGGGTAGCCACATATTCAGGTGCCAGAGAATTGATATAATGATGGTTCAGCCACTGCAGTTTTTCAGTATTAAAAGCGCTGGCAGACTTACTCACCGCATCAAGGTCGAACAGTTTTTTCATTTCATCAATGCTGAAGATCTCCTGATCGCCATGTGACCATCCCAGGCGAACCAGATAGTTCAACAATGCTTCAGGCAGATAACCGTCATCGCGATACTGCATCACTCCTACCGCGCCGTGGCGTTTTGACAGCTTCTTGCCGTCGTCGCCAAGGATCATGGATACGTGCGCATACATTGGCACATCTGCGCCAATCGCTTTCAAGATATTGATTTGACGCGGGGTATTATTGATGTGATCTTCACCACGGATAACGTGGGTAATCCCCATATCCCAGTCGTCAATGACCACGCAGAAGTTATAGGTCGGCGCGCCGTCAGTACGGCGAATGATCAGATCGTCCAGTTCCTGGTTGCTGAATTCAATTTGACCACGGATTTGGTCTTCAAAAATAACTGAACCTTCCTGCGGGTTGCGGAAACGCACTACGCATGGTGCGTTATCCGCATGATGTTCATGGCTGTCGCGGCAGGTGCCGTCATAACGCGGCTTCTCGCCGTTGGCCATCTGATTTTCACGCAGCGTTTCCAACCGCTCCTTAGAGCAATAGCATTTATAGGCGCTACCGGCTTCCAGCATCTGGTCGATAACCGCGTTATAACGGTCAAAACGTTTAGTCTGGTAGTACGGGCCTTCATCCCAGTCGAGATTGAGCCAGTTCATGCCATCCATTATGGCATCGATAGCCTGCTGCGTTGAACGCTCCAGATCGGTGTCTTCAATACGCAGCACGAATTCACCGCCGTGGTTACGGGCAAACAACCATGAATACAGTGCGGTACGAGCACCGCCAACGTGCAGATAGCCAGTTGGGCTGGGAGCGAAGCGGGTTTTGATTTTCATTAATGAATGCCTTATTACGCGCAAACTTTGGCCTGAGTCAGCACAGAATTTTAGTGGCTCACATTCTAACACCTGCGTGCGAATCCTCAACGGCAATCCCCGTTTGCTGGCCGCTATTGACGTGCCTTTTTCCTGGCAACTCCCTGTTTTTGGCTGAAATCAAGGCGCGATGACTATTTTTCCGACGAACACACGTCTTATGCGGAAAAAGCGTTGACTCATCCGAATGGTTCCCTATAATGCGACTCCACACAGCGGGGGTGATTAGCTCAGTTGGTAGAGCATCTCCTTTACACGGAGGGGGTCGGCGGTTCGAGCCCGTCATCACCCACCATTCCTTGAGGAATGATGCCCGCTAAGAAAGAAAAGCACTACCCGGATATTGAAGTATGGGTGATTAGCTCAGTTGGTAGAGCATCTCCTTTACACGGAGGGGGTCGGCGGTTCGAGCCCGTCATCACCCACCATACATTTCTAATCCGGTTGCAGTAACGATATGGGTGATTAGCTCAGTTGGTAGAGCATCTCCTTTACACGGAGGGGGTCGGCGGTTCGAGCCCGTCATCACCCACCATATCGGGTCGTTAGCTCAGTTGGTAGAGCAGTTGACTTTTAATCAATTGGTCGCAGGTTCGAATCCTGCACGACCCACCAGTGCAAAAAGGCGCCCTAAAGGCGCCTTTTTGCTGTGCGCAAACCGGGCTGGGTTCGAACCTGCAGCAGGTCGGGTCGAGCGTAAGTGAGACAACGTTGCCAGCGGCAACGGCCCAAAGGGCGAGGCGCAGCCGAAGTCATCCTGCACGACCCACCAGTGCAGAAAGGCGGCCTGAAGGCGCCTTTTTGCTGTGCGCAAACCGGGCAGGGTTCAAACCTGCAGCAGGTCGGGTCGAGCGTAAGTGAGACAACGTTGCCAGCGGCAACGGCCCAAAGGGCGAGGCGCAGCCGAAGTCATCCTGCACGACCCACCAGTGCAGAAAGGCGGCCTGAAAGCGCCTTTTTGCTGTGCGCAAACCGGGCAGGGTTCAAACCTGCAGCAGGTCGGGTCGAGCGTAAGTGAGACAACGTTGCCAGCGGCAACGGCCCAAAGGGCGAGGCGCAGCCGAAGTCATCCTGCACGACCCACCAGTGCCACCTTTCACTTTCTTATCACTTCTTTTACGATTTTATGCCTCAAGTCTGAAGCGCTTCCCACCGATAACCCATACAGGTTAATAACACGGGAGACAAAGATGACCACCATCAGTGGCAGTACCAGCGTATCCGCTAACCCGGATGCAGGCAGCTCAGTTTCGCAAGCCGACCGTATTAGCAAGCAGATTGTCAAACTGCAGGAGCAGCTGAAAAGCCTCAGCGATGAAACGTCCCTGACTGAACAGCAGAAAGCAGAACAGCTGCAAATGACAGAAAACCAGATAGCCATGCTGGAAGCTCAGCTGGCACAGATCCAGCTACAGCAGCAGGCCGTCGAACAACAGCAAGAAAGCAAAGCGACAGACAGCGGCAGCAGCGAAGTTGCCGATGGCGTCAATCGCCCTACCGAAACGAACACGTTAAACGTGTATATCTAAAATGGCGAGGTGCTGGCACGTTGTCGTGTCAGCGCCCCGGCCTGCTGGCGCACTTCCTGCCAGATTGCCTCTGCGGCTGGCGTCAATGAGCGGTTTTTACGTCTTACCAGCATAATAGTGCGATTAATCTCCGGCATGATGCGTTTCACCATTAGTGGCCTGCCCTGGGGTAACGGCAGCGCCAGCGCGGGAAGGATGCTGATACCAATTCCGGCTTCTACCATCGGATAGAGCGTGGCCGGGTGGCCTATTTCCTGAACAATTTCTGCCCTCACCTGCTGCAAACGTAGCGCTTCGTCGATCAGAACCCGGCTACCGGATGAGTAATCCTGTAATACCAGCGTGCGTTGATTCAGCATATTCCAGTAAACCGTTCGCTGCTGCGCCAGCGGATCGTCCTGCCGACACAGCAGTAAAAAAGGTTCCTCCAGAATCGCTTCACACTGTAAATCGTCTGCCTGCAAAGGTCCTATCACAATCCCGAAATCAACCTCGGCATGACGAATGCTCTGCAACACCCACTGCTGCGGACGATCGCGCAACATGATTTTGATTTCAGGATAGCGCAACTGCCCGCTGGCCAGGCACTGCGGCATCAGATGCGCGGAGATGGTCTGGCTGGCAGCCACGCGCACCGTTCCGCTACGCTGCTGCCCGTAGCTGCGTACGTCCAGAAGGGTGGTATTCAGTTCCTCCAGTATCCGTTCCAGGCGGCTGGCGAGCTGTTCTCCTGCCTCCGTCAACAACACTTCACGCGTAGTGCGGTCAAGCAGGCGGATAGCCATTTCGCTCTCCAGCTCTTTGATGCTATGGCTGACTGCTGACTGGCTCAACCCAATCAACTGCCCCGCCTGACTGAAACTCCCTTGCCGGGCAACAGCAACGAAGACGCGCAGCTGGCGTAAGGTGCAATTCATCTATTTCTCTCATATATGAATTCAATAAATTAATTTTATTTATAAACCCGTCCAGCGCACAATAGCAATATCTGTGTTTAACCAGGCTTGAACAATGGGTATTTTTCGTATCGATCCACTGATGTTAAAACTGATTATCACCGTGCTGCTGGCTTCGTTGCTGCCCGCTCGCGGTCATTTTATTGATTTCTTCGAGTGGTTGACTACCGCCGCCATCGCCCTGCTGTTCTTTATGCACGGCGCCAAGCTGTCACGCGAAAAAATTATTGCCGGTGGCGGCCACTGGCGTCTGCATCTGTGGGTGATGTTCAGCACCTTCGTACTGTTTCCGGCGCTGGGAGCCATATTGGTCTGGTGGCATCCTCTGCCGTTGAGCCACGAGATCTATAGCGGATTTATGTATATGACGATCCTCCCTGCTACCGTTCAGTCGTCCATCGCGCTGACTTCGCTGGCCGGAGGCAATGTTGCGGCAGCGGTGTGCAGCGCATCGGCATCCAGCCTGTTAGGCGTGTTTATCTCACCGTTGCTGGTCAGTCTGCTGATGAACGTGCACAGCAACGTTCCGGGTGGCAGTCTTGAACAGATCGGTAAGATTATGCTGCAGCTGCTGGTTCCGTTCGTGGTCGGGCATCTTTCCCGCCGCTGGATCGCAAACTGGGTGGAAAGAAACCGCGGCCTGATAAGCAAAACTGACCAGGCATCTATTTTGCTGGTAGTCTATTCAGCCTTTAGCGAAGCGGTGGTTAACGGTATCTGGCACCGGGTAGGCGTGATGACGCTGGTGTGGATTGTCGCCGGCAGCCTTGGCCTGCTGTTTGTGGTACTGGCGATCAACCTGACCGCCGCCCGTCTGTTTGGCTTCAACCGTGCCGATGAAATCACCCTTCTGTTCTGCGGTTCTAAAAAGAGTCTGGCCAACGGCGTGCCGATGGCCAATATCCTGTTCCCTTCCGCAACGGTGGGCATTGTCGTGCTGCCACTGATGATCTTCCACCAGGTACAGCTGATGGTCTGTTCAATGCTTGCGCAGCGCTACAGAAAAACCGGAGAAAAGCAGATTGTTGCGCACGAAGAGTCTGGCAGCCGGGCGTTGGCCAGATCCCGGAAGGCACGTTAGTCGACAGCGGCGCAGAGATAACGCCTGCGCCGGTCATTGAGGTATCTGTCTGACTGACATTAAAACAACAGGTTTTAATGCGGTTGCGTTAACGGTTTAATCAGTCCCTCTAATCCCTCAATCTTGACAGCCAGCGTCATCTGCATCAGTTCCCCAAGGTGGCCCTGAGGAAACTCATTCTTACGGGCAAACCACAGCAGATACTCTTCCGGCAGCTCAATTAACACGCGCCCTTTATATTTGCCGAAGGGCATAACGGTATTAGCCATTTCATTCAGGTGTTTTTTTTCCATATTATTCACCGAGTAAACGTATCATTTCCTGCTCATCTATCACATCAATGCCCAGTTCCTGTGCTTTGGCCAGCTTCGAGCCTGCGGCTTCTCCGGCGATGACCAGATCGGTTTTCTTCGATACGCTGCCGCTGACCTTCGCCCCCAACGCCTGCAGACGGTCTTTGGCTTCGTCACGGGAAAGGATGCTCAGTGAACCGGTCAGCACCACGGTTTTACCGGCAAACGGGCTGTCGATTTCCCCGGCTTTGACCACCACCACCTGCGGCCAGTTTACTCCGGCCTTGTCCACCAGCAGGCGAATGATCTCGCGGTTACTCTCTTCGTCAAGGAAATTGCGCACATGGCTGGCAACCACTTTGCCGACGTCCTGCACCGCCATCAACGCATCAAGATCGGCCGTCATCAGCGCTTCCAGCGTGCCAAAATGGGCCGCCAGATTTGCCGCAGTGGCTTCGCCGACTTCACTGATGCCAAGCGCATACAGGAACCGTGCAAAAGTGGTTTGCTTCGCTTTAGCCAGCGCGTTCACCACGTTCTGCGCCGATTTCGGCCCCATCCGGTCCAGGCCGGTTAATTTGCCTGCCGTCAGTTCAAACAGCTCCGCCGGATTTTTGACATATTCTTTGTCTACCAGCTGATCGATAATTTTCTCACCCATACCGTCAATATCCAGCGCCCGGCGTGAAACAAAGTGTTTTAAGGCACCTTTACGCTGCGCGCCGCAAATTAAACCACCGGTGCAGCGCGCCACCACTTCCCCTTCAACCCGTTCTATGTCCGAACCACATATCGGGCAATGTGTCGGGAATGCAATCTCAAGCGCGTCGTCGCCTGTCTCAACCACGCTCATCACCTGGGGAATAACATCGCCGGCACGGCGAATAACCACGCGATCGCCGATTTTCAGCCCCAGTCGCTCGATTTCATCGGCGTTATGCAAGGTGGCATTACTCACCATAACCCCGGCGACCAGCACCGGCTCCAGCCTGGCAACCGGCGTCATGGCGCCGGTGCGGCCAACCTGAAATTCGACATCACGCACCGTGGTGATCTGCTCCTGCGCGGGAAATTTAAATGCTATCGCCCAACGAGGTGCACGCGCGACAAAGCCCAGTTGCTCTTGCAGCTCCAGGCTGTCCACTTTGATCACCACGCCATCAATATCAAAGCCCAGCGTCGGGCGGGCCGCCTCAACCTGGTGATAGAAGTCCAGTACTTCTGCCGGGCTGTGGCTAAGGCGCACACGATCGCTGACCGGCAGACCCCAGGCTTTGAACTGTTGCAGGCGGGCCATATGGCTGCGCGGCATTTCTCCGCCTTCCAGTAGGCCAAGACCGTAGCAGAAGAAGGTAAGCGGACGCTTCGCGGTGACACGCGGATCAAGCTGGCGCA
Proteins encoded:
- a CDS encoding YfeC-like transcriptional regulator — translated: MKKDWLTPEELAQQTGFSRQTINKWVKKENWTTAPKPGVQGGKARMIHIDERVKLFLKSTRHAAEPGAHYRVNQNSLPALLVTSVQQLSNDEQEKLAAMLLREGIQGILQRLGIGA
- the gltX gene encoding glutamate--tRNA ligase, producing the protein MKIKTRFAPSPTGYLHVGGARTALYSWLFARNHGGEFVLRIEDTDLERSTQQAIDAIMDGMNWLNLDWDEGPYYQTKRFDRYNAVIDQMLEAGSAYKCYCSKERLETLRENQMANGEKPRYDGTCRDSHEHHADNAPCVVRFRNPQEGSVIFEDQIRGQIEFSNQELDDLIIRRTDGAPTYNFCVVIDDWDMGITHVIRGEDHINNTPRQINILKAIGADVPMYAHVSMILGDDGKKLSKRHGAVGVMQYRDDGYLPEALLNYLVRLGWSHGDQEIFSIDEMKKLFDLDAVSKSASAFNTEKLQWLNHHYINSLAPEYVATHLQWHIEQEKIDTRSGPQLAQLVTLLGERCKTLKEMAASCRYFYEEFDEFDADAAKKHLRPVARQPLEVVRDKLAAINEWTAENVHHAIQAAADELEVGMGKVGMPLRVAVTGAGQSPALDVTVDAIGQARSVARIEKALVYITNREA
- a CDS encoding FlxA-like family protein; this translates as MTTISGSTSVSANPDAGSSVSQADRISKQIVKLQEQLKSLSDETSLTEQQKAEQLQMTENQIAMLEAQLAQIQLQQQAVEQQQESKATDSGSSEVADGVNRPTETNTLNVYI
- a CDS encoding LysR family transcriptional regulator — its product is MNCTLRQLRVFVAVARQGSFSQAGQLIGLSQSAVSHSIKELESEMAIRLLDRTTREVLLTEAGEQLASRLERILEELNTTLLDVRSYGQQRSGTVRVAASQTISAHLMPQCLASGQLRYPEIKIMLRDRPQQWVLQSIRHAEVDFGIVIGPLQADDLQCEAILEEPFLLLCRQDDPLAQQRTVYWNMLNQRTLVLQDYSSGSRVLIDEALRLQQVRAEIVQEIGHPATLYPMVEAGIGISILPALALPLPQGRPLMVKRIMPEINRTIMLVRRKNRSLTPAAEAIWQEVRQQAGALTRQRASTSPF
- a CDS encoding bile acid:sodium symporter family protein → MGIFRIDPLMLKLIITVLLASLLPARGHFIDFFEWLTTAAIALLFFMHGAKLSREKIIAGGGHWRLHLWVMFSTFVLFPALGAILVWWHPLPLSHEIYSGFMYMTILPATVQSSIALTSLAGGNVAAAVCSASASSLLGVFISPLLVSLLMNVHSNVPGGSLEQIGKIMLQLLVPFVVGHLSRRWIANWVERNRGLISKTDQASILLVVYSAFSEAVVNGIWHRVGVMTLVWIVAGSLGLLFVVLAINLTAARLFGFNRADEITLLFCGSKKSLANGVPMANILFPSATVGIVVLPLMIFHQVQLMVCSMLAQRYRKTGEKQIVAHEESGSRALARSRKAR
- a CDS encoding DUF3820 family protein; this translates as MEKKHLNEMANTVMPFGKYKGRVLIELPEEYLLWFARKNEFPQGHLGELMQMTLAVKIEGLEGLIKPLTQPH
- the ligA gene encoding NAD-dependent DNA ligase LigA; this encodes MESLQDKITHLRTLLRHYEHQYHVLDAPTVPDAEYDRLMGELRELETQYPELLTSDSPTQRVGAAPLSAFGQVRHEVPMLSLDNAFDEESYLAFNKRVQDRLKSTDDITFCCELKLDGLAVSLLYEKGQLVRAATRGDGTTGEDITANVRTIRAIPLRLSGDSIPERLEVRGEVFMPLAGFEQMNQQARSCGQKVFANPRNAAAGSLRQLDPRVTAKRPLTFFCYGLGLLEGGEMPRSHMARLQQFKAWGLPVSDRVRLSHSPAEVLDFYHQVEAARPTLGFDIDGVVIKVDSLELQEQLGFVARAPRWAIAFKFPAQEQITTVRDVEFQVGRTGAMTPVARLEPVLVAGVMVSNATLHNADEIERLGLKIGDRVVIRRAGDVIPQVMSVVETGDDALEIAFPTHCPICGSDIERVEGEVVARCTGGLICGAQRKGALKHFVSRRALDIDGMGEKIIDQLVDKEYVKNPAELFELTAGKLTGLDRMGPKSAQNVVNALAKAKQTTFARFLYALGISEVGEATAANLAAHFGTLEALMTADLDALMAVQDVGKVVASHVRNFLDEESNREIIRLLVDKAGVNWPQVVVVKAGEIDSPFAGKTVVLTGSLSILSRDEAKDRLQALGAKVSGSVSKKTDLVIAGEAAGSKLAKAQELGIDVIDEQEMIRLLGE